A genomic window from Glycine soja cultivar W05 chromosome 10, ASM419377v2, whole genome shotgun sequence includes:
- the LOC114372013 gene encoding PHD finger protein ING1-like isoform X1, protein MSFLEEFQANLDSLPVILQKKYALLRDLDKSLHDIQRQNEQRCEQEIEDIRRGVRSGNITPDTSVIRFSDEALDEQNHSIRVADEKVALAVQAYDLVDTHIQHLDQYLKRFGEEIRRERENAAITGVPASGSEGNTKSGRGNESGTGRGGRKKTRQTTVTPAATEAQATANPTGMDLELPVDPNEPTYCFCNQVSYGAMVACDNPNCKIEWFHFGCVGLKEQPKGKWYCSNCAATKNRRRGK, encoded by the exons ATGTCGTTTCTTGAAGAATTTCAAGCCA ATTTGGATTCACTGCCAGTTATTCTTCAGAAGAAGTATGCGTTGTTGCGTGACCTAGATAAGAGCTTACATG ATATTCAAAGGCAAAATGAACAGCGTTGTGAACAAGAAATTGAAGATATTAGGCGAGGAGTTAGGTCTGGAAACATCACGCCTGATACTTCAGTAATTAGATTCTCTGATGAAGCGCTTGATGAGCAAAATCATAGTATCAGGGTTGCTGATGAAAAAGTAGCCTTGGCTGTCCAGGCATATGATTTG GTAGATACACACATACAACATCTTGATCAGTATCTGAAAAGGTTTGGTGAGGAGATTCGGCGTG AAAGAGAAAATGCTGCAATAACTGGAGTGCCTGCTTCAGGTTCTGAGGGTAATACAAAATCTGGAAGGGGTAATGAAAGTGGTACTGGTAGAGGAGGGCGAAAAAA AACACGCCAAACGACTGTCACACCCGCAGCAACAGAAGCACAAGCCACTGCAAACCCAACTGGCATGGATTTAGAGTTACCAGTTGATCCAAATGAACCCACATACTGCTTTTGTAATCAAGTTAGCTATGGAGCGATGGTTGCATGTGATAACCCCAAT TGTAAAATAGAGTGGTTTCATTTTGGTTGTGTTGGCCTGAAAGAACAACCAAAAGGAAAATGGTACTGTTCGAATTGTGCAGCAACCAAAAATCGGCGTAGAGGCAAATGA
- the LOC114372013 gene encoding PHD finger protein ING1-like isoform X2, giving the protein MSFLEEFQANLDSLPVILQKKYALLRDLDKSLHDIQRQNEQRCEQEIEDIRRGVRSGNITPDTSVIRFSDEALDEQNHSIRVADEKVALAVQAYDLVDTHIQHLDQYLKRFERENAAITGVPASGSEGNTKSGRGNESGTGRGGRKKTRQTTVTPAATEAQATANPTGMDLELPVDPNEPTYCFCNQVSYGAMVACDNPNCKIEWFHFGCVGLKEQPKGKWYCSNCAATKNRRRGK; this is encoded by the exons ATGTCGTTTCTTGAAGAATTTCAAGCCA ATTTGGATTCACTGCCAGTTATTCTTCAGAAGAAGTATGCGTTGTTGCGTGACCTAGATAAGAGCTTACATG ATATTCAAAGGCAAAATGAACAGCGTTGTGAACAAGAAATTGAAGATATTAGGCGAGGAGTTAGGTCTGGAAACATCACGCCTGATACTTCAGTAATTAGATTCTCTGATGAAGCGCTTGATGAGCAAAATCATAGTATCAGGGTTGCTGATGAAAAAGTAGCCTTGGCTGTCCAGGCATATGATTTG GTAGATACACACATACAACATCTTGATCAGTATCTGAAAAGGTTTG AAAGAGAAAATGCTGCAATAACTGGAGTGCCTGCTTCAGGTTCTGAGGGTAATACAAAATCTGGAAGGGGTAATGAAAGTGGTACTGGTAGAGGAGGGCGAAAAAA AACACGCCAAACGACTGTCACACCCGCAGCAACAGAAGCACAAGCCACTGCAAACCCAACTGGCATGGATTTAGAGTTACCAGTTGATCCAAATGAACCCACATACTGCTTTTGTAATCAAGTTAGCTATGGAGCGATGGTTGCATGTGATAACCCCAAT TGTAAAATAGAGTGGTTTCATTTTGGTTGTGTTGGCCTGAAAGAACAACCAAAAGGAAAATGGTACTGTTCGAATTGTGCAGCAACCAAAAATCGGCGTAGAGGCAAATGA